A DNA window from Nocardioides palaemonis contains the following coding sequences:
- a CDS encoding DEAD/DEAH box helicase yields the protein MSDLIEPHDLARKYAYELHANEMVLLAYYIAAVNIETIYADIRRELAPVLGEEQDDYGDAVPTYEPFPGLVLTDTFQSYEDGDRDDLHIFPENNERIARQRALPITVIVGNPPYSVGQDSANDDNANQAYPTIDAAIRDTYAARSTATNKNSLYDSYIRAIKWASLRIQDRGVIAFVTNGGWLDANTADGMRLSLAEEFSAIHVLNLRGNQRTAGEQSRREGGKVFGGGSRATVAVTVLVKNPRATGPARVHYTDIGDYLTREEKLAKVEAAQTLEGLARVVLTPNAHGDWVSQRADDFNAFMPAGDASEVAVFADYGPGLQTNRDAWVYNASRDEIVRNMTRAVDAYAAALGGERTNDSERIKWSSSLESRLKRGEKIDLEPGSTIRAVYRPFEKTWVYSDRRWIHRQGAMRRVYPTPSHPNRGFYALNPGAEKPFSTFASNGVVDLALYGSNAGQYFARWTWEPVADEGALDFGAADVDEVDGYRRRDNITDEALRRWQAAYGDAWTKDEVFFYVYGLLHSPDYRERYAADLKKMLPRIPLVATSEQARAYAGAGRVLSGLHIGYESVEPYPLAGLEVGAAGDPYDFYAVGAKKMTFGKASAEQKAAGERYDRTVIHYNDRITLSGIPGEAYRYQLGARSAVEWVIDRYWVKTDKPSGIVNDPNDWSKEVGDPRYILDLLARVVTVSVETMKIVDALPALVVAEDQRASG from the coding sequence ATGTCCGACCTCATCGAGCCCCACGACCTCGCCCGCAAGTACGCCTACGAGCTCCACGCCAACGAGATGGTGCTCTTGGCCTACTACATCGCGGCCGTGAACATCGAGACGATCTACGCCGACATCCGCCGCGAGCTCGCCCCGGTGCTGGGGGAGGAGCAAGACGACTACGGCGACGCCGTGCCGACCTACGAGCCCTTCCCCGGGCTCGTCCTCACCGACACCTTCCAGTCCTACGAGGACGGCGACCGCGACGACCTCCACATCTTCCCAGAGAACAACGAGCGCATCGCCCGCCAGCGGGCCCTACCCATCACCGTGATCGTGGGCAACCCGCCGTACTCGGTGGGGCAGGACTCCGCGAACGACGACAACGCCAACCAGGCTTACCCGACCATCGACGCGGCCATCCGGGACACCTACGCGGCCCGCTCAACGGCGACCAACAAGAACTCGCTCTACGACTCCTACATCCGCGCCATCAAGTGGGCCTCGCTACGCATCCAAGATCGTGGCGTCATCGCCTTCGTGACCAACGGCGGCTGGCTCGACGCCAACACCGCCGACGGTATGAGGCTCAGCTTGGCTGAGGAGTTCTCCGCCATCCATGTCCTCAACTTGCGCGGCAACCAGCGCACCGCCGGAGAGCAGAGTCGCAGAGAGGGCGGCAAGGTGTTCGGCGGAGGCTCTCGCGCCACCGTCGCCGTCACGGTGCTGGTCAAGAACCCCCGAGCCACAGGTCCGGCCCGGGTGCACTACACCGACATCGGCGACTACCTCACCCGCGAGGAGAAGCTCGCGAAGGTCGAAGCTGCCCAGACCTTGGAGGGCCTTGCACGGGTGGTCCTGACCCCCAACGCGCATGGCGACTGGGTCAGTCAGAGGGCTGACGACTTCAACGCGTTCATGCCGGCCGGAGACGCGTCGGAGGTAGCAGTCTTTGCGGACTACGGTCCCGGTCTGCAAACGAACCGTGACGCCTGGGTCTACAACGCAAGTCGGGACGAGATCGTGCGGAACATGACCCGCGCTGTCGACGCGTACGCAGCTGCGCTAGGAGGGGAGCGCACCAACGACTCCGAGCGGATCAAGTGGTCGTCATCGCTGGAGTCTCGGCTGAAGCGTGGCGAGAAGATCGACCTCGAACCAGGATCGACCATCAGAGCTGTGTACCGACCGTTCGAGAAGACATGGGTCTACTCCGATCGTCGCTGGATTCACCGCCAGGGCGCGATGAGGCGGGTCTACCCGACTCCCTCCCACCCCAACCGAGGCTTCTACGCACTCAACCCGGGCGCAGAGAAGCCCTTCTCGACCTTCGCCAGCAACGGGGTCGTCGACCTAGCGCTGTACGGGTCCAACGCTGGGCAGTACTTCGCGCGCTGGACCTGGGAGCCGGTAGCAGACGAAGGCGCACTGGACTTTGGAGCTGCGGACGTCGATGAGGTCGATGGATACCGTCGTAGGGACAACATCACCGACGAGGCTCTGCGGCGCTGGCAGGCGGCGTACGGGGACGCGTGGACCAAGGACGAGGTGTTCTTCTACGTCTACGGCCTGCTGCACTCGCCGGACTACCGCGAGCGCTACGCCGCCGACCTGAAGAAGATGCTCCCGCGCATCCCGCTCGTGGCCACCTCCGAGCAGGCGAGGGCATACGCCGGGGCCGGGCGGGTGCTGAGCGGCCTGCACATCGGCTACGAGTCGGTGGAGCCCTACCCGCTCGCCGGCCTCGAGGTGGGGGCCGCCGGCGACCCCTACGACTTCTACGCCGTGGGCGCGAAGAAGATGACCTTCGGCAAGGCCTCGGCAGAGCAGAAGGCTGCGGGCGAGAGATACGACCGGACGGTCATCCACTACAACGACCGGATCACCCTGTCGGGCATCCCGGGGGAGGCGTACCGCTACCAGCTCGGCGCGCGGTCGGCCGTCGAGTGGGTCATCGACCGCTACTGGGTCAAGACCGACAAGCCGTCCGGCATCGTCAACGACCCAAACGACTGGTCGAAAGAGGTCGGCGACCCGCGCTACATCCTGGACCTCCTCGCGCGGGTGGTCACGGTCAGCGTCGAGACGATGAAGATCGTTGACGCGCTGCCCGCACTCGTGGTCGCCGAGGATCAGCGCGCGTCCGGCTGA
- a CDS encoding DinB family protein, which yields MVSQEPVDRASIHAELERVRTDLHQLVSRATPDDLRRRTNGTRWTNGQMLWHMAFGYLLVRRLLPLVRLLGQLPDPFSRTFAATLNAGTRPFHHINYAGAVGGALVFHGPRLTRQFDRTIDRLHRRLDAESDAAMARGMHFPVDWDPFFQETMTLEQVYRYATQHYDFHRAQPAWWRQRPCGATTSPTPGRPFAVCSDVRVGRKTSDDADLSTVDLTEPATTNAATLAARMGVGRHSSPRMTVVFATYQSIDVVAEAQRLGVPGFDLVICDEAHRTTGVTLAGQDESHFVKVHDGDYLKADRRLYMTATPRVFGDAIRKKATDAEALLADMSDETIFGPELHRLGFGDAVEADLLTDYKVLVLSVDESYVAEHFQSAMAQSGEIALGDAAKLIGCWNGLRKHFGPADVAGDEAPMRRAVAFAKDIKASKLAAGSFPVMVDRARQDETDDRADLRVEARHVDGTMGIHERNTHLAWLKEEPPADACRVLTNARCLSEGVDVPALDAVLFLTPRGSQVDVVQSVGRVMRKAPGKQLGYIVLPIVVPSGVAPEEALRDNERYKVVWQVLQALRSHDERFHAMINQIELNKRKPDRLSIIDVTPRPGRAEQSAEPESEQLALDYGFDGFRDAMYARIVQKVGERKYWETWAKDVADIAQAHITRINGLLKDPESNPAKEFEEFLAGLRGNLNEGITRDEAIEMLAQHLITRPIFEVLFDDFDFTAHNPVARTMELMLASLDEHNLAAERRSSTASTTPYADAPTAWTTPTPSSASSSSSTTASSPPPSRAQSTGSASSTRPSRSSTSSCSPPTRSSVPSSAKASPTAAFMFSMASPAPARSSPGC from the coding sequence ATGGTGTCGCAAGAGCCGGTCGACCGGGCGAGCATCCACGCCGAGCTGGAGCGGGTGCGCACCGACCTGCACCAACTCGTCTCTCGCGCCACCCCGGACGATCTACGCCGACGAACGAACGGGACCCGGTGGACGAACGGTCAGATGCTGTGGCACATGGCGTTCGGGTACCTGCTCGTCCGTCGGCTGCTTCCGCTGGTGCGACTCCTCGGACAGCTACCGGACCCGTTCAGCCGCACCTTCGCCGCCACCTTGAACGCGGGCACACGACCCTTCCATCACATCAACTACGCGGGTGCTGTCGGAGGCGCCCTGGTCTTCCACGGTCCTCGGCTGACGCGTCAGTTCGACCGCACCATCGACCGGCTTCATCGACGCCTGGACGCCGAGTCCGACGCGGCGATGGCCCGTGGGATGCACTTCCCGGTCGACTGGGACCCGTTCTTCCAGGAGACGATGACGCTCGAGCAGGTCTACCGCTACGCGACGCAGCACTACGACTTCCACCGCGCGCAGCCGGCTTGGTGGCGACAACGGCCATGTGGGGCAACGACGTCACCGACACCTGGCCGCCCCTTCGCCGTCTGCTCCGATGTCAGGGTGGGGCGCAAGACCTCCGACGACGCCGACCTCTCCACCGTCGACCTGACCGAGCCTGCCACCACGAACGCCGCGACCCTCGCCGCACGGATGGGCGTCGGACGCCACTCGTCCCCGCGGATGACCGTCGTCTTCGCGACCTACCAGTCCATCGACGTCGTCGCCGAGGCGCAGCGGCTCGGCGTACCCGGCTTCGACCTCGTCATCTGCGACGAAGCCCACCGCACCACTGGCGTCACCCTCGCCGGACAGGACGAGTCCCACTTCGTCAAGGTCCACGACGGCGACTACCTCAAGGCCGACCGACGGCTCTACATGACCGCCACACCCCGCGTCTTCGGCGACGCCATCCGCAAGAAGGCCACCGACGCCGAAGCCCTCCTCGCCGACATGAGCGACGAGACGATCTTCGGCCCCGAGCTGCACCGGCTCGGCTTCGGCGACGCCGTCGAGGCCGACCTGCTCACCGACTACAAGGTGCTCGTCCTCTCCGTGGACGAGTCCTACGTCGCCGAGCACTTCCAGTCCGCCATGGCTCAGTCCGGCGAGATCGCCCTCGGCGACGCCGCCAAGCTCATAGGCTGCTGGAACGGTCTGCGCAAGCACTTCGGCCCTGCGGACGTCGCCGGCGATGAAGCCCCGATGCGGCGCGCTGTCGCCTTCGCGAAGGACATCAAGGCCTCGAAGCTCGCGGCCGGCTCCTTCCCGGTCATGGTGGACCGCGCCCGGCAGGACGAGACCGACGACCGCGCCGACCTGCGCGTCGAGGCCCGCCACGTCGACGGCACCATGGGCATCCACGAGCGCAACACCCACCTCGCCTGGCTCAAGGAGGAGCCGCCCGCCGACGCCTGCCGGGTCCTCACCAACGCCCGCTGCCTCTCCGAGGGCGTCGACGTACCCGCGCTGGACGCGGTGCTCTTCCTGACGCCTCGCGGCTCACAGGTCGACGTCGTCCAGTCCGTCGGCCGGGTCATGCGCAAGGCGCCGGGGAAGCAGCTCGGCTACATCGTCCTGCCGATCGTTGTGCCCTCCGGCGTCGCGCCGGAGGAGGCACTGCGGGACAACGAGCGCTACAAGGTCGTGTGGCAGGTCCTCCAGGCCCTGCGCTCCCACGACGAGCGCTTTCACGCGATGATCAACCAGATCGAGCTCAACAAGCGCAAGCCCGACCGGCTCAGCATCATCGACGTCACCCCGCGTCCCGGCCGTGCCGAGCAGTCGGCAGAGCCCGAGAGCGAGCAGCTCGCCCTCGACTACGGCTTCGACGGCTTCCGCGACGCCATGTACGCCCGCATCGTGCAGAAGGTCGGCGAGCGGAAGTACTGGGAGACCTGGGCCAAGGACGTCGCCGACATCGCGCAAGCCCACATCACCCGCATCAACGGCCTCCTGAAGGATCCCGAGTCCAACCCCGCCAAGGAGTTCGAGGAGTTCCTCGCCGGCCTCCGCGGCAACCTCAACGAGGGCATCACCCGCGACGAGGCCATCGAGATGCTCGCCCAGCACCTCATCACCCGACCCATCTTCGAGGTCCTCTTCGACGACTTCGACTTCACCGCGCACAACCCCGTTGCCCGGACCATGGAGCTCATGCTCGCCTCCCTCGACGAGCACAACCTCGCAGCCGAACGTCGAAGCTCGACCGCTTCTACGACTCCGTACGCCGACGCGCCGACGGCCTGGACAACGCCCACGCCAAGCAGCGCGTCATCGTCGAGCTCTACGACCGCTTCTTCTCCGCCGCCTTCTCGCGCACAGTCGACCGGCTCGGCATCGTCTACACGCCCGTCGAGATCGTCGACTTCATCCTGCAGTCCGCCGACCAGGTCCTCCGTGCCGAGTTCGGCCAAGGCCTCACCGACCGCGGCGTTCATGTTCTCGATGGCTTCGCCGGCACCGGCACGTTCCTCACCCGGCTGCTGA
- a CDS encoding DF family (seleno)protein: MQVELLYFDGCPNWQVADQRLQEALSLAGRDDVTVHRRCVETPEQAGELGFIGSPSIRINGRDPFVTGGEQVGLSCRMYPTPAGLRGSPEVEQLVEALS; the protein is encoded by the coding sequence GTGCAGGTCGAGCTGTTGTACTTCGACGGGTGCCCGAACTGGCAGGTCGCCGACCAGCGCCTCCAGGAGGCGCTCTCTCTGGCGGGCCGGGATGACGTCACAGTGCACCGGCGGTGCGTCGAGACCCCTGAGCAGGCCGGCGAGCTGGGTTTCATCGGCTCTCCCAGCATCCGCATCAACGGACGAGACCCGTTCGTCACTGGCGGCGAACAGGTCGGACTGTCGTGCCGCATGTACCCCACGCCGGCTGGCCTGAGGGGCTCACCGGAGGTCGAGCAGCTCGTGGAGGCGTTGTCGTGA
- a CDS encoding YnfA family protein, translated as MTVAKSLLLFALAAVAEIGGAWLVWQGVREHRGWLWVGAGVIALGLYGFVATLQPDANFGRILAAYGGVFVAGSLAWGMVMDGFRPDRYDIVGALVCLVGVAVIMYAPRPV; from the coding sequence ATGACCGTCGCGAAGTCCCTGCTCCTGTTCGCCCTCGCAGCCGTCGCCGAAATCGGCGGCGCCTGGCTCGTGTGGCAGGGCGTTCGCGAACACCGCGGCTGGCTGTGGGTCGGCGCCGGCGTCATCGCACTCGGCCTGTACGGGTTCGTCGCCACGCTCCAGCCCGACGCGAACTTCGGCCGCATCCTCGCCGCGTACGGCGGCGTGTTCGTCGCGGGTTCCCTGGCGTGGGGCATGGTCATGGACGGGTTCCGGCCCGACCGCTACGACATTGTCGGAGCGCTCGTGTGCCTGGTCGGGGTCGCCGTCATCATGTACGCGCCGCGACCCGTCTGA
- a CDS encoding MerR family transcriptional regulator, whose amino-acid sequence MSAPEAQTPGGGVADTAGMRRGQVAAAAGLNIETLRYYERRGLLATPDRSPGGHRLYPPETVTVLRVIKAAQRLGFTLDEISDLLELGRHRHGRRIDAGLQQRARTKLVEVEERIADLTAIRDNLTAALDAGCDDLLACASSQCCPIPFEAITLHPDSAHAPATSSRASSRTHR is encoded by the coding sequence ATGAGCGCCCCCGAGGCCCAGACGCCCGGGGGAGGGGTCGCCGACACGGCAGGGATGCGTCGCGGTCAAGTCGCGGCCGCCGCCGGCCTCAACATCGAGACGCTGCGCTACTACGAACGCCGCGGCCTCCTCGCCACCCCCGACCGCAGCCCGGGAGGACACCGGCTCTACCCACCCGAGACCGTCACCGTGCTCAGGGTCATCAAGGCCGCCCAACGCCTCGGATTCACCCTCGACGAGATCTCCGACCTGCTCGAGCTCGGCCGGCACCGCCACGGAAGGCGCATCGACGCCGGACTCCAGCAACGCGCCCGCACCAAGCTCGTCGAAGTCGAGGAACGCATCGCCGACCTCACCGCCATCCGCGACAACCTCACCGCCGCACTCGACGCCGGCTGCGACGACCTCCTGGCCTGCGCGTCATCGCAGTGCTGCCCGATCCCGTTCGAGGCCATCACCCTCCACCCCGACAGCGCGCACGCACCCGCGACGAGCAGCCGGGCGAGCTCGAGGACGCACCGATGA
- a CDS encoding SHOCT domain-containing protein encodes MWGDYNEMHDGYGFGWFAMLVLLLVLVGLAVALLVVFLRSPGRPSGRDSAGSSPGATTGSSEAALILRRRFAAGEIDEDEFRRRMAALSEPA; translated from the coding sequence ATGTGGGGCGACTACAACGAGATGCACGACGGGTACGGCTTCGGCTGGTTCGCCATGCTCGTTCTGCTGTTGGTGCTCGTTGGGTTGGCCGTGGCACTGCTCGTGGTGTTTCTGCGAAGTCCGGGACGCCCTTCTGGACGCGACTCGGCCGGCTCGTCACCCGGCGCTACTACCGGATCGTCCGAGGCAGCACTGATCCTGCGGCGGCGGTTCGCGGCGGGCGAGATCGACGAAGACGAGTTCCGGCGTCGGATGGCTGCCCTGTCCGAACCCGCCTAG
- a CDS encoding cation diffusion facilitator family transporter has translation MTTHGHTSTQPKHTHPVLTGDDRARLGRRAQLLAAASVTYNVVEAIIAITAGIVAGSVALVGFGLDSIVEVSSGLIILWQFRHRMPESRERQALRLMAFSFFALAAYVTFESVRALLGDHNPDDSPVGIGLAIASLAIMPFLSWAQRRTGKALGSNAVVADSTQTLLCTYLSAVLLVGLLLNATLGWSWADPIAGLVIAAVAVKEGREALRGEGCCGAIGSTRHGSDQEDAACGCSSDEGCSDDCCAPAVDAGNQQTANLDVFEIASQRPRLT, from the coding sequence ATGACGACCCACGGCCACACCTCGACGCAGCCCAAGCACACCCACCCCGTGCTGACCGGCGACGACCGAGCACGGCTCGGGCGCCGCGCGCAGCTCCTGGCCGCGGCGTCGGTGACCTACAACGTCGTCGAGGCCATCATCGCCATCACCGCCGGCATCGTCGCGGGCTCCGTCGCGCTCGTCGGGTTCGGCCTCGACTCCATCGTTGAAGTCTCCAGCGGCCTGATCATCCTGTGGCAGTTCCGCCACCGCATGCCCGAGAGCCGCGAACGCCAGGCGCTTCGCCTGATGGCGTTCTCGTTCTTCGCGCTCGCCGCGTACGTGACCTTCGAGTCCGTGCGGGCACTGCTCGGCGACCACAACCCCGACGACTCCCCGGTCGGCATCGGGCTGGCCATCGCGTCGCTGGCCATCATGCCGTTCCTGTCGTGGGCGCAACGCCGCACCGGCAAGGCCCTCGGCTCGAACGCGGTCGTCGCGGACTCCACCCAGACGCTGCTGTGCACCTACCTCTCGGCCGTGCTCCTCGTCGGGCTGCTACTGAACGCGACGCTCGGGTGGTCGTGGGCCGACCCCATCGCCGGTCTCGTCATCGCCGCGGTCGCGGTCAAGGAAGGCCGCGAAGCATTGCGCGGCGAAGGCTGCTGCGGCGCCATCGGCTCCACCCGCCACGGCAGCGACCAGGAGGACGCCGCGTGCGGGTGCAGCTCCGACGAGGGCTGCAGCGACGACTGCTGTGCGCCCGCCGTTGACGCAGGCAATCAGCAGACAGCAAACCTCGACGTGTTTGAGATCGCCAGCCAGCGACCACGCCTGACATGA
- a CDS encoding ArsR/SmtB family transcription factor, with protein MTETTSSPRTHAGFTVAACLFHGFSDPTRLAILQRLSEGEQRVVDLVNHLGLPQSSCSKHLACLKDCGLVTSRAQGRASVYSLTHPELLHRLFASADELLDATGEAVALCDNYGALTLHPTVPSAEETA; from the coding sequence ATGACTGAGACCACGAGCTCGCCACGCACGCACGCTGGCTTCACCGTCGCCGCGTGCCTGTTCCACGGGTTCTCCGACCCCACCCGCCTCGCCATCCTGCAGCGCCTCAGTGAGGGCGAACAACGCGTCGTCGACCTCGTCAACCACCTGGGCCTCCCGCAGAGCTCGTGCTCGAAGCACCTGGCCTGCCTCAAGGACTGCGGCCTGGTCACCTCCCGCGCGCAGGGCCGTGCGTCGGTGTACTCGCTCACCCACCCCGAGCTGCTGCACCGGCTCTTCGCCAGCGCCGACGAGCTGCTCGACGCCACGGGTGAGGCCGTCGCGCTGTGCGACAACTACGGCGCTCTAACGCTGCACCCGACCGTTCCCTCGGCTGAGGAGACCGCATGA
- a CDS encoding ABC transporter permease — MSTAPASVAGTVDAGRGLLVRRFIVEAARNRVTLGLLVVVPVVFVAIVGGVITDAGELLGGQGGPQAETTTAGWTAGFVAAVAMYFQVRSARAADQRLVLAGLPAARLVLARMTTGAALAVVAATASYLTLVVRVGGLDHPARVAAATVMFAVIYLALGALIGALVANPVNGTVLVLFVWLVDVVFGPAFRPADTLVSKVFPTHYLSLWMMDEPSGHAGGPGDLGWALIWTVVAVAVSWTVVATTSRTARTHARTSSGSARGQLAVGTRMGLREVGRNRVLWALLVAVPGLFVALSAFTTPEGYEMMMVREAGRNVAATFWFPDTHPGLMAPISVGALAAVVRMFTALGARAADRRLALAGFHPVSLLTSRLLVVAVLAVVVTAASLAVTALFFEPSQWAPYVLANLLIALTYALVGVLVGWLFGRVGGVLVAFLLPFLDLAIEQSPMLNPELSTLAHLLPGYGASRVLYDAALTSSFDETGSLLIALGWLAVLAGLVAGLLGRLVRPARRQRQRGLRPRAAAPI, encoded by the coding sequence ATGAGCACCGCACCCGCCTCCGTTGCTGGGACCGTCGATGCCGGCCGCGGGCTGCTGGTGCGCCGCTTCATCGTCGAGGCAGCCCGCAACCGCGTCACCCTCGGCCTGCTCGTCGTCGTCCCGGTCGTGTTCGTCGCCATCGTGGGCGGTGTCATCACCGACGCCGGTGAGCTCCTCGGCGGCCAGGGTGGACCTCAGGCCGAGACGACCACGGCCGGCTGGACGGCCGGGTTCGTTGCCGCGGTCGCGATGTACTTCCAGGTCCGCTCCGCCCGCGCCGCCGACCAGCGCCTCGTCCTGGCGGGACTACCCGCGGCACGCCTGGTCCTGGCACGCATGACGACCGGAGCCGCGCTCGCGGTGGTGGCCGCCACCGCGTCCTACCTGACGCTCGTGGTCCGCGTCGGTGGCCTCGACCACCCCGCCCGAGTCGCCGCGGCCACCGTGATGTTCGCGGTCATCTACCTGGCCCTCGGCGCCCTCATCGGCGCCCTGGTGGCCAACCCGGTCAACGGCACGGTGCTCGTCCTGTTCGTCTGGCTCGTCGACGTCGTCTTCGGGCCCGCGTTCCGGCCCGCCGACACCCTCGTGTCCAAGGTCTTCCCGACCCACTACCTGAGCCTGTGGATGATGGACGAGCCGTCCGGTCACGCGGGCGGGCCGGGCGACCTGGGCTGGGCGCTCATCTGGACGGTCGTCGCGGTCGCAGTCAGCTGGACGGTCGTCGCGACCACCAGTCGCACCGCGCGGACCCACGCCCGCACCAGCTCGGGCTCGGCCCGCGGCCAGCTGGCCGTGGGCACCCGGATGGGACTGAGGGAGGTCGGCCGCAACCGGGTGCTGTGGGCGCTCCTGGTCGCTGTCCCGGGCCTGTTCGTCGCCCTGTCCGCCTTCACCACGCCCGAGGGCTACGAGATGATGATGGTCCGCGAAGCCGGCCGGAACGTCGCCGCGACGTTCTGGTTCCCGGACACGCACCCGGGTCTGATGGCGCCCATCTCGGTCGGAGCGCTGGCTGCCGTCGTGAGGATGTTCACCGCGCTCGGTGCACGCGCCGCGGACCGCCGGCTCGCCCTCGCGGGGTTCCACCCGGTCAGCCTGCTCACGTCCCGGCTCCTCGTCGTGGCCGTGCTGGCCGTCGTCGTCACCGCCGCCTCGCTCGCGGTCACCGCGCTGTTCTTCGAGCCCAGCCAGTGGGCCCCGTACGTGCTCGCCAACCTCCTCATCGCCCTCACCTATGCCCTCGTCGGCGTCCTGGTCGGCTGGCTCTTCGGCCGCGTCGGCGGCGTCCTCGTCGCGTTCCTCCTCCCGTTCCTCGACCTCGCCATCGAGCAGAGCCCCATGCTCAACCCCGAGCTCTCCACCCTGGCGCACCTCCTGCCGGGGTACGGAGCCAGCCGAGTCCTCTACGACGCCGCCCTCACTAGCAGCTTCGACGAGACCGGCTCGCTGCTCATCGCGCTCGGCTGGCTCGCGGTGCTTGCCGGTCTCGTTGCCGGCCTGCTGGGCCGGCTCGTCCGACCTGCTCGCCGCCAGCGTCAGCGCGGCCTTCGCCCTCGAGCAGCAGCCCCGATCTGA
- a CDS encoding ATP-binding cassette domain-containing protein, protein MTAQATPRPAGHAASTAAGRPLMTASGVEKSYRRGMWPARHAQAVLKGANLELLPGEVVGLVGENGSGKSTLMKVLVGELAPDAGTVEHVGRLGYCPQEPVVYERLTCDEHFELFGHAYRMNPADEHTSRRRLYETLGFTRYAGTRADQLSGGTLSKLNLGLALLADPEVLLLDEPYAGFDFDTYLRFWDLVAERRAAGRSVLSISHFVVDEHRFDRIVQLHDGTTHDRPPRVGAPQPATPAPGTV, encoded by the coding sequence ATGACCGCCCAGGCCACACCCCGCCCCGCCGGCCACGCCGCATCTACGGCGGCTGGTCGGCCGCTGATGACCGCGTCCGGTGTCGAGAAGTCGTACCGGCGCGGCATGTGGCCGGCCCGGCACGCCCAGGCGGTCCTCAAAGGCGCCAACCTCGAGCTGCTCCCGGGTGAGGTGGTCGGTCTGGTCGGGGAGAACGGGTCGGGGAAGTCCACGCTGATGAAGGTCCTCGTCGGTGAACTCGCCCCGGACGCCGGCACCGTGGAGCACGTCGGACGGCTCGGCTACTGCCCGCAAGAGCCGGTCGTGTACGAACGCCTGACGTGCGATGAGCACTTCGAGCTGTTCGGGCACGCCTACCGGATGAACCCGGCCGACGAGCACACGTCGCGTCGCCGGCTCTACGAAACGCTGGGGTTCACCCGCTACGCCGGCACGCGCGCCGACCAGCTCTCCGGCGGCACCCTGTCCAAGCTCAACCTCGGCCTCGCGCTGCTCGCCGACCCCGAAGTGCTGCTCCTCGACGAGCCGTACGCCGGGTTCGACTTCGACACCTACCTGCGGTTCTGGGACCTCGTCGCCGAACGCCGGGCCGCGGGTCGCAGTGTGCTCAGCATCAGCCACTTCGTCGTCGACGAGCACCGCTTCGACCGCATCGTCCAGCTGCACGACGGCACCACCCACGACCGGCCACCCCGGGTCGGCGCACCCCAGCCCGCCACACCCGCACCCGGCACCGTGTGA
- a CDS encoding DUF2933 domain-containing protein, protein MNTNMTRSPNLGLYAVAAAIAIVGALWVGVPAGTLAFVGIALICPLVMMVMMGGMMGMHHGGSNDSSTKSHDRHPQDR, encoded by the coding sequence ATGAACACCAACATGACCCGCAGCCCGAACCTTGGGCTGTACGCGGTCGCAGCCGCCATCGCCATCGTCGGCGCACTCTGGGTCGGCGTCCCCGCCGGCACCCTCGCCTTCGTCGGCATCGCCCTCATCTGCCCGCTGGTGATGATGGTGATGATGGGCGGAATGATGGGGATGCACCACGGCGGCAGCAACGACAGCAGCACGAAGTCGCACGACCGGCACCCTCAGGACCGCTGA
- a CDS encoding metal-sensitive transcriptional regulator, protein MVTTERTRDTTRQAADGAHECHRPAAGSSLPAARGYTGRQHSYLNRLRRIEGQVRGVQKMVADDRWCPDVVNQLAAVTRATEEVAAALLEDHVRHCVLEAARDSGEAGQALMDEVAATIRQVIRL, encoded by the coding sequence ATGGTTACCACCGAACGCACCCGCGACACGACCCGCCAAGCTGCGGACGGAGCGCACGAGTGCCACCGCCCCGCCGCCGGCAGCTCCCTCCCTGCCGCCCGCGGCTACACCGGTCGACAGCACAGCTACCTGAACCGGTTGCGTCGCATCGAGGGCCAGGTTCGCGGCGTGCAGAAGATGGTCGCCGACGACCGCTGGTGCCCCGACGTGGTCAACCAGCTCGCCGCCGTGACCCGTGCAACCGAAGAGGTCGCCGCGGCGCTTCTCGAAGACCACGTGCGCCACTGCGTCCTGGAAGCCGCCCGCGACTCCGGCGAAGCCGGACAGGCCCTCATGGACGAGGTCGCCGCCACCATCCGGCAGGTCATCCGCCTCTGA